One window from the genome of Crassostrea angulata isolate pt1a10 chromosome 2, ASM2561291v2, whole genome shotgun sequence encodes:
- the LOC128170625 gene encoding C-C chemokine receptor type 8-like: MANTYIVIAASILFCIGLIGNSITLCFVAVSKRLHTPTYVLIGCLAVSDLLVSVTRYVQIFEKSFFKEYTQIYIYWTFSFLFLHSAFFHMVLVSYVRFVFITNPLRSLILTCKKILLMSCAIWISSIVVSIGYGAFKVLKLMNIISFETAVLAEIGFGLYVSGLPFIIVIIFNVRKLYYLYNQTANVRRTRIANSMSLMFWIIIVIYLLSTIYPLIYVIDYAMLKEKSLLNRKLDFVHHMFSFSLLVNSCLNPLIYFMFSPPVLRLLSRLRKCCNHGKDPNISNPRSCPQVESHGKPFVLYNLM; the protein is encoded by the coding sequence ATGGCAAATACGTATATTGTTATTGCtgcatcaattttgttttgcattggaTTAATTGGAAATTCTATAACCTTGTGTTTTGTTGCTGTGTCCAAACGATTGCACACTCCAACATACGTCCTGATTGGATGCCTAGCAGTGTCTGACCTACTCGTCTCCGTGACACGATATGTTCAGatatttgaaaaatctttttttaaagaatatacacagatatatatttattggaCATTCAGCTTTTTATTTCTTCACTCGGCATTTTTCCATATGGTGTTAGTGTCATATGtacgttttgtttttattacaaatccTCTCCGCAGTTTGATATTGACttgtaaaaaaattcttttgatgtCTTGTGCCATCTGGATTAGCTCTATTGTCGTTTCCATCGGGTACGGAGCATTTAAAGTGCTAAAATTAATGAACATTATATCTTTCGAAACAGCAGTTTTAGCTGAGATTGGGTTTGGTTTGTATGTTAGTGGATTACCATTTattattgtaattatttttaatgttcgaAAGCTGTATTATCTGTATAATCAAACAGCTAATGTTCGACGGACCAGAATAGCAAATTCGATGTCGTTGATGTTTTGGATTATTATCGTGATTTATCTTCTCAGCACAATATATCCTTTAATTTACGTAATTGACTATGCAATGTTAAAAGAAAAGTCACTACTAAATAGAAAATTAGACTTTGTTCATcatatgttttctttttcattgcTTGTTAATAGTTGTTTGAAtcctttgatatatttcatgttttcaccTCCTGTCTTAAGACTTCTCTCCCGATTAAGAAAATGTTGTAATCATGGCAAAGATCCAAACATAAGCAATCCTAGGTCGTGTCCACAAGTGGAATCGCATGGTAAACCATTCGTCCTTTACAATTTGATGTAA